The Rosa chinensis cultivar Old Blush chromosome 7, RchiOBHm-V2, whole genome shotgun sequence DNA segment GCGGTACATGCAAAAAATACTCTGATGCTTAGGTCATTGAGTGTTTAAGTTATAGTAAGTGTTTGCTTACCCCGAATGTTCACCTAACTAGGTATTTATAGGTAAGTTTGAGCGAATATCTCGAATAGTGCGTGTAGTGGTGTGTAAAGTCCGCAAATCATGCGTTATTTGATCCATTATGTCACTCTCAAGACAATGTGGGGGAAGTGCTTCCTGCTTGCTACAGATTCGACCAAGCTAACTATTATGTTGCTAGGTTCCGCCTTACTCAGATCCACCTCGAAATGATTTCACCTCGAGGGGATCCGACATTCTCAGAGTTCCCCAAATAGATTGAGCCGTCTCTTTCGGCCGAGTCTCCTAATTAGAATATGATTTTATTTCTCCTTGATCTACCTTGAGAGAATTTCACCTCACCGGCATAGACCCTGAAATGGGGATTTCATCTTGAGGGGATTTCACCTCATCTAGATCCGTCTTGAGGGAATTTCGCCTCGAGGACTCTCCCAGATAGGTCGGCTGCTTCTCCTGCAGCCCATTTCTTAATTACGAACCCATCATTTCTTATTCCAAAATTTTACACCCAGATTAAGTAGGTATCAATTGACTATTAGGTACACCTAGATCATGCATAGAACACCGGATTTCAAATTCTATATTGATCCACACAAAGAAAGCAATTACTGTCAATATATCTTGAAAGAAGAATCCTTGTCTTAGCATCTATTGTTGGTTTTCCTTTGGGAAAGAATAGGGAGAGGCTGGCTGATAATCTGATATATAAGTACTTTCATGTCTAAGTAGCTACAGACATCCCGAGCGTCTTTTCTTTTATCCCCGATCGCTATTGTTAAAAAATATTATACATTCATGCCCTAGCTAGTAGCCTGGCGAGAGGGGGAATGTTCTGAAATTAATGCAGTGAGTAGGCCGGCGTCCTTTCTTCTGTGCATCACTTCTTGTGTAACAGATGGTATGCCGCGCGTAAAGTTTGGGTATGTGAATCTCTCGTAGAATCCTCTAACTAATTAAATTAACACAAAGGATGCTTTTTTCACACAGTAGTTACAAAAGAATTAGCTAGGCAGTCAGGAGAGATTAGGCCGGCGTGGCGCCGCACAACTTGAAATGTCAGAGGAGATCGAAGAGGCTCTCGTAGAATCCTCCAGTTAAATCAACGTAAAGGATGCATTGTTCACATATAGTTAcgatacaaaataaataagagatatTCCACAACTATAAACATATATACCAGGGGCGGAAGGACGTAGAAGGCTATATGAGCTCACGCCTAGACAAGATTTTGGGCTAAAAACCCTTTaggtatgtgtgtgtgtgtgtgtgtgtatctctACCTTAAGCCCATACcaggccaaagaaaaaaaattatccatCAAAGTCACGTGTATTCCCCGTCTCCCACAGCAGGATAAGAAAGGTTTCAAAGTCTCAGGGGCAGCATTTTATGTGGAGTAGATTGTTGCGTTCTTGTTTATGATGTGAATGTTCTAAGATCATTTGAAACACTTCAAAACTGGCATGAAGAGTTTCTCAAACAGGTCTGTTAAATTTTTCCTCTTCTACATGCGGTTCTGCACTATCTAGCTTGTAAGGTTATCCTGATTATCTGAAGTTCTAATTATTGACATTATTTCACCATCGGTTAGCAGGTAGGTCCAGCTGACACTGAGGCATTTCCATTTATGCTACTCGGCAACAAAATTGCTATAGATGGCAGAAACAGCAGGGCGGTATGGACATACATAAAATATATAGAGGCTGAGGCATTTCATCATCGTTTTTATGTCCCCCCTGTTATATGTTTTGattggaaaaaataataaaggcaTGAGGATGAGTCTCCCAttgggttccaaacctcaaaaaaaaaaaaaaaaaaaaaaaaaaaaaatatatatatatatatatatatagagagagaaattttaaaatttttgtgcACTTTTAATTAGTCTAGACGGGTTTCGGATCCTGGATCCACCACTGATATATACGCAAACTAAACTCTCATATATAAATGTCGTCTGGTTTACTCTGGGACTCCATCTGCGGACGAGACATGACAAGAGATGCATGTGGTTTTGGCCTTTGGGTAAGCCGAAGTTGTCCTTGGCATCCATGCATTCTCATTTCCCCAAAACTAGGGTATCGCCAAGAATGTGAATCACAAGGCAGGGactaaaattaaactaaattaaacaGATCTCCTAGTTAATAGTTGATTAATTATGAGCGTTGATATGTTACtgtaaaattaaagaaaatttaATTTGGGGGAGTAAATTTCACACTCCTCATTTTACAATATAcactctttctttatttctttttttggttgaaattcttataatggagcttctattcataccttcaaaattgatatttggacctttttttttttttttttcaaattatagttGACTTTGTTAACTCATGccaaattaccaataaggacacaaaagagggaaggaaaaaaaaaaccttttttttttttttttaaccccaccCCACCCCTCCTCTCCCATGATGTTAGTAAGGTTTGAAACTGTGACATCCATGATATCGGTTATCCTAGATAACCAACAGGTCACAGCTCAccgacaaaaaaaaagagagtattTTCTTAACTTTACAAACAGTATGTTTCGATGAGGCAATTCGCAAAATTCTAAGCTGTGCATTGCCTATTATATTGCTGCTTGCGCTTTTTTTCCAACTCGAAGTAATTAGTAAATATGTCTCTCTCCAAGCTAAGGAGCATTATGTTGGACCGTCTTTGGAACACCATGACCACTTTCAATACGGTCATCTGTACGTAAATCATAATTAAGTGATGAAAACTTTGAATCCAAGAACtcagtttaattaaaaattttgagaattgggagtaatatctaaacatctcagATAGCAGTATACCAACGTCCTTCTatattcaattgatttaatgaaaaaaGTATTGACTACCaactagagatttttttttttttttttttttttgtgcagcttaattgtatgaaaggtaaaataggattgtgaaatcttcaaaaattgaatgaggTTCGACTactgattttggaggtatgaatagaacgtaaaagaagaagtttttattgattttattggacaatGGGCgttgtgggaaaattagggaggtctagatagcaaattggttatctataaaagtaagttggagatCTATTAAGTtgagaggtccaaatgccaactttggaggtatgaatagaagctcccttcttataaaaagacaaaatttaagttactaaaaaaagaaacacagagtgtggattgtaaaatggagagtgtgaatttcactcctcTAAATTTGTTATGCTGACCAATAGCAATTTTCATGGTCATCTATCGATCAAAAATTATCATGGATGTTTGTTGGAGAGTAGCAATTGCTACAATAATTGTGTAGAACTCCATAGTTCATACAAATATTAGTGCCATTTGCACATCCACAAGGAGGACGTGAAAATTCATTGTTACATGTgattgtgtgattgaaaactattTTGTAGATTTATAACTTTGTTATCACTAATGGATATCTGTGTATAAATAATTTACACAGATATCAATATAGACTAAATATTTGACACATTGAAGTCTATGAGAAAATCTTGCCACACTGATTTCAGTGAGTAATAGTGTGAGAATGTTTTTGTGTACCATTCAGTCATTTAGTTCACACAGATTTCTACATCCATAAATTAAAATCCACCGATTTTTATCAATATGAAAATCAGTATGTTTAGAATATGTGTGTTGCTCATTTTGCTAGTAGTCCGGAGAACACAAGACTAGTGAGATTTACTAGTAACTCCTAGTACCCAAGCAAGTAGCTGCTTAAGCCTCAATTTGAAAAGAAGTTCGTAGTAAAGTAATTAGCCCTTCTGGTGGAATACACTatcatgcttgtgaattttttattttttgatttttttgatttttttatcaTGATTTAGACATTTAGGGTAATACTGGACTGCATATCATGTCATGAAATTAACACACATCAAGATTTAGGGTAACACTCAGATTGAAAATCAAGTTATGAAATTAAGTACACAGATCATGATTTAGGATAACACTCGACTGAAATTCGACTGAAATTCAAGTCATGAAATTAATTACACAGATCAAGCCCAACAAATACTGAACACTAACTTGAACAAGGCCCCAAGCCGACAACCCAACAAAGAGAACTGAGAGATTAGGCAAGAGGGTATACAAACTAAAAGTACATGATTGCAAACCATCTACCAGTGAGAACAACATTGTTGATTTATTAGAGTTGAAAATGAAGTAAAACAAGGTTGAAGACGAACCTGAATCACACGAAATTATGCATCCCTTTTGAGCTTGTGAACCACTTGATGGAAGATTGGGCAACGACAACAGCATTTAGCAGACTTGAATCagtctcttctttttcctctgaGACTAGTGGTAGGAGGACGAGAAAGAGGCTTTCCAGTGCGACCATCTTTATTTGATTCAGCTTGTTCTTCGTCATACTcattgtcatgaaattgtagCACGTCTGGATCATCATCAACACTCACTAACACACTTTGATCATCTGTTGAAGGCTCTATTTCGCCTGGAGAAGGTTCTTGGATGCTCAAATCTTTGTTTGAATCTGATTCCAATTCTTtgtcatcctcacaaaattccAGTTCTGGATTTGGATCACCTTCATTTGTGGCAGTCAGAATTTGGACAAGATTGGGAAGCTGTTGTGTTCCTCTATTAGTCTGACCGGAGCCGGGCACATCTTTATTTGAGCCATCTTTGTCTGATTCTCCTTCCTGGTTACCTCCAAGAGACTCCAATCCTTTGCCTAGATCATCACCAATTCTGGCAGTCACAATTTGGTCGAGATTAGGAGGCTCTATTCTTGTTCGAGCACCCATAGTATGACCTTTGATTCTTCGCGAGTCTTTGCTCAACTCATATACTTCTGCTTTTTTGCCTTTGTAATCGCCATCTTCAAGAGACTTCAATTCCACATTTGGATCATTATTATCAATTGTGGCGGTTAACATTTGGACAAGATTGGGAGACTGGTCAATTCCTCGAGCACTAGAAAGTGGTTGTCGGAAGTATGAATCTACATTTGAGGCAATTGGTTCTGACTCTTGTACTCTGTCATCTTCATCGTCAAGAGAAACCAGTGCCTTGGCCGGATCACTACCGCTTGCGGCAGTCCCAATTTTTTCAAGATTAAAAAGCTTTACTTCCTCTCGTACCTGAGTACGATGTTGGCGGCCTCGCGAATCTTTCTTTGAACCACCAAATTTCAATTCATGTGCTTTTGCTTTGTCATTTTTGTAATCGTCACCACCAACAGACTTTAATTCCTCACTCGAATCATCAACATTTGTGACAGTCAAAATTTGGGTAAGGTCGGGAACCTATAGAAATTTTTTACAATATGTTAACATATGACATATATAAAATTATCAATttcaattcaaaatttatttactcAGACGATAACCTAATTTACTCTAGCGAGGATCTTATTTATCTAAAATACAACTTTATTTTAGTTACTACTTGAGTTATATAAGTTGTAATATGAGTTTTCAAGATAATAAATTTTACATGAAATTgaacaagtaaaaaaaaaaaatcttaacatACCTTAGCTTCACTCAAAGCCTGTTTACCTCCTCGAGCACTAGCAAATGGATCTAATTCTTCAACTATGCCTTCTTCATTGTCCAAAGAAACCATTGCCGTGCTGGAATCATTACCACTAGCGGTACTTATAAGTTGCTCAAGATTCAAAGGCTCTTCTCTACTCCTTGCTCGAGTAGGAGTTTGTTGCCCACGCGGGTCTTTTTTTGCCGCACCGACTTCCAATTCTTCGAAATCGTTTTGGGGTTCTGGTTCATGCACCTCTACTTCATCAGTATCATTGTCTTGAGATTGCACTCCCCCATCTAGATCAACATTACTTGCGGCATTCGAAACTTGACCAACTATGGAAGCCTTTTGTTTTCCAGTAAGACGACTAGAATGCTTTTTCTTCTGGAAGAATGTCTCTTTTGGGTTGATTAATCTTCGTTTAACTGCATCAGATTGTTGTTCCACATCTTGAGTAACCTCTATGTCGTCACTCTCAATTTCGTTACAGAGGGGCCCATCTGatatttcttcatcaacattaGATGGAAGCTCGACCTCTTCATTTGCATTGTTTGGACCACCCAAATTCAAATCTCCGCCATCTTCTTGTGGTTCTGACTCCTGTACTTCTGCTTTGCGGTTGTCATCCTCTTGAGATTTTACAGCTCCATCTAGATCAACATTACTTGGGATATTCAAAGCTTGACCGAATTTGAAAGGCTTCTGTTTTCCACTCGGACGACCAGAAGGATTTTTCGTCTGCAACGACCTTTCTTCTGATTCATATGATTTTTGTTCTAAACCATATGGTTTCTCTTTACCTTCATGTGGTTCTTTCTCCACATCCTGAGCAGCTTCTGTGTTTTCAGACTCACTTTGGTTAATGAGAGGCTTGCCATGATGCTCATCTGATTCTTTTTCATGTTTATCAGATTGACGCTCTACTCCTTCATCTACATTTTTTGAACCACCTAAATTCATTTCTTCGCCATCATGCTGGAATTCCAATTCTTGCACTTCTGCTTCGTCGTTGTCATCTTCTTGAGATTGTGCTGCTCCATCTGGATAAATATTGCCTGTGGCATTCAAGACTTGATCAAATCTGGAATGTTGTATTTTTCCTTGCGGATGACCACGACTACTCGAAGCTTTGTCCTTCTTAGGGGTCCGCGATTTTCTTTTGGAGTCAGTTGAATCGTTTTCAGCTGCATGTGCTTTCTCCACGTCTTGAGTAGCACCTTCATTATTAGTCTCACTTTGGTTATTGAGAGGCTTGTGGCTGCGGCCATTTGATTCTTCTTCAACTGCATTAGATTCTTGCTCTACATCTTGAGCAGCACCTCCATCGTCATTTTCACTTTGGTTATTAAGCGGCTTGTGGTGATGCGCATCTAATTCATCTTCATCTGCATTAGATTGAGGCTCTACTTCCTCAGCTGCATTATTTGAACCGCTCGAATTCAATTCTTCGTTATGGTTATGAGTTTCCAATCTTTGTACTTCTGCGGCGTCATTGTTATCATCTTGTGATTCTATTGCCCCATCCAGATCAAAATTACTTGCAGTATTCAGAACTTCACAGATTTGAGAAgtcttttcttttcccttcttcACACTGCTGCTACTCCGAGAACTTTCCTTCTTGGGTAGGCCCAATTTATTTTTGGAGTCCTTTGATTTGTCTTGAACTGGACTAGATCCTTCCTCCACATCTTGAGCAAAATCTGCGTTGTTTGTATGGTGACTGGGCGGCTTACCATGGAGCTCGTCTGGTTCTTGTTCATCTGCATTAGGTTGTTCTACTTTTTCATCTGCATTATTTGAACCACCCGAAATCAATTCTTTGCCATCATCCCGATGTTCTGATTCATTTATTTGCTCTTCATCGTTGTCACCATCTTGAGATTGTTCTGCCTCACCAAGATCAAAAGTACCCGCAGCCTTTAGAACTTGACTGATTCcagaatatttttcttttcccttctctttcttcatggGTAGGCGCGGTTTCTTTTTGGAGTCATTTGATTCTTTTCCAACTTCGTTGAATTCTTCCACCATATCTGGAGATGCATCTGCATTGTCTGTTACACTGTGGTCATCAAGAGGCTTGCTGTTGCCCTCGTCTAACTTTCCTTCATCTACAGCATCCATGTTGTCAGTAACACTTCTTTCACTGGGAGGCTTGATGTTGCCCACGTCTAATTTTCCTTCATCTGTATCTTCAGGAGTATCCATGTTGTCAGTCACGCTCTGTTCCAATTTGTTTACTTGCTCTTCATTGTTATCACCATCTTGAGATTGTTCAGCCTTGTCTAGATCGAAAGTACCTGCGACCTTCAGAACTTGACTGATTCCAGAATGTTTTTCCTttccattctttttcttcttgggtAAGCTCAGTTTCTTTTCGGCGTCATTTGGTTCTTTTCCAACTTCATTGGGTTCGTTCTCCACTTCTGGAGATGCATCTGCATTGTCAGTCGCACTATGGTCATCAAGACGCTTGCTGTTACCCTCGTCTAATTTTCCTTCCTCCGCATCTTCAGGAGCATCCATGTTGTGAGTCACACTTTTTTCACCGTGAGGCTTGCTGTTGCCTTCGTCTAATTTTCCTTCATCTGCATCTTCAGGAGCATCCGTGTTGTCTTTAGATTCATTTACTTGCTCTCCATCGTTGTCACCATCTTGAGATTGTTCTGCCTCATCTTGATCCAAAGTACCTGCAGCCTTTAGAATTTGTTGACTGATTCCAGAATGCTTTTCTCTtcccttgtttttcttcttgggTAAGCACAGTTTCTTTTCAGCGTCATTTGGTTCTTTTCCAACTTCATTGGATTCTTTCTCCACGTCTGGAGATGCATCTGCATTGTCAGTCACACTGTGGTCATCAAGACGCTTGCTGTTGCTCTCGTCTAATTTTgcttcctcttcatcttcagGAGCATCCATGTTGTGAGTCACACTTTTTTCACCGTGAGGCATGCCTTCGTCTAATTTTCCTTCATCTGCATCTTCAGGAGCATCCATGTTGTCTTCAGATTCATTTACTTgctcttcatcaccatcttgaGATTGTTCTGCCCCATCTAGATCCAAAGTACCTGCAGCGTTTAGAAGTTGTTGACTGATTCCAGAATGCTTTTCTcttcccttctttttcttcttgggtAAGTGCAGTTTCTTTTCGGCATCATTTGGTTCTTTTCCAACTTCATTGGGTTCGTTCTCCACTTCTGGAGATGCATCTGCATTGTCAGTCGCATTGTGGTCATCAAGACGCTTGCTGTTGCCCTCGTCTAATTTTCCTTCCTCCGCATCTTCAGGAGCATCCATGTTGTGAGTCACACTTTTTTCACCGGGAGGCTTGCTGTTGCCTTCGTCTAATTTTCCTTCATCTGCATCTTCAGGAGCATCCGTGTTGTCTTTAGATTCATTTACTTGCTCTTCATCGTTGTCACCATCTTGAGATTGTTCTGCCTCCAAAGTACCTGCAGCCTTTAGAAGTTGTTGACTGATTCCAGAATGCTTTTCTcttcccttctttttcttcttgagtAAGCGCAGTTTCTTTTCGGCGTCATTAGGTTCTTTTCCAACTTCATTGGGTTCGTTCTCCACTTCTGGAGATGCATCTGCATTGTCAGTCGCATTGTGGTCATCAAGACGCTTGCTGTTGCCCTCGTCTAATTTTCCTTCCTCCGCATCTTCAGGTGCATCCATGTTGTGAGTCACACTTTTTTCACCGGGAGGCTTGCTGTTGCCTTCGTCTAATTTTCCTTCATCTGCATCTTCAAGAGAATCCGTGTTGTCTTTAGATTCATTTACTTGCTCTTCATCGTTGTCACCATCTTGAGATTGTTCTGCCTCATCTAGATCCAAAGTACCTGACGCCTTTAAAAGTTGTTGACTGATTCCAGAATGCTTTTCTcttcccttctttttcttcttgggtAAACTCAGTTTCTTTTTGGCGTCATTTTGTTCTTTTCCAACTTCATTGGGTTCGTTCTCCACTTCTGGAGATGCATCTGCATTGTCAGTCGCACTATGGTCATCAAGATCAAGACGCTTGTTGTTGCCCTCGTCTAATTTTCCTTCCTCCGCATCTTCAGGAGCATCCATGTTGTGAGTCACACTTTTTTCACCGGGAGGCTTGCTGTTGCCTTTGTCTAATTTTCCTTCATCTGCATCTTCAGGAGCATCTGTGTTGTCTTTAGATTCATTTACTTGCTCTTCATCGTTGTCACCATCTTGAGATTGTTcagcctcatctagatccaAAGTACCTGCAGCCTTTAGAGCTTGACCGACCCCAGAATGCTTTTCTTTTCcgttctttttcttcttaggtAGGCGCAGTTTCTTTCTGGAGTCATTTGATTCTTTTCCATCTTCGTTGGATTCTTTCTCCACCTCTGGCGATGCATCTGCATTGTCTGTTACACTGTGGTCATCATCAAGAGGCTTGCAGTTACCCTCTAATTTTCCTTTATCTGCATCCTCAGAAGCATCCATGTTGTCCGTAACACTTTCTTCACCGGGAGGCTTGCTCAGCTTTGTATCCGAACTCATCTTGTCGGTCCCACTTGGGTTACTGGTTTGATGTAAAGCTTGCTCCACAGTGTGACCAGCACCTTCATCTGGAGGAGCCACCCTTTGGACGTTTGAACTTTCAACTAGTTTCCGGTCTGGATCATCATCGACCACTTCAATCCTGTGCTCAGTGGGTTTGCCTGGCGGGATGCGCTCAAAATTGTGAacattttcttgtctttctacAGGAGAATCAGGTTGACCCCTCCTAGGCCATCTTGGTAGTTTCTTCTTCATGGCCATGGAAAGCAGCCCAATTACAATAAATGCAAGAAAAAATACACCACCTAGGGAGACAAAGGCGGTAACAATAGCTGTGCGTTGGCCATTGCTAGGAGACGCAAACTGGGGTCCTGGTGCAATTGAATCATAATAATTCGGAGAAATTGAATTATAATGATTAGGGGGGATTGCCCAAGGAGATGGTGattgtgatggtggtggtggtgagtaGTCAGGCGAAGGAGGTGATGGTGTAGGTTGTGGTGAGGGAAAGTAAGATGaaggtggtgatggtggtggtggtgatggcgaTGAAGTCGGTGGAAGTACAGGTGGGGAATAATTaaagggtggtggtggtggtgataggGGTGACGGATGTGATGGGGATGGGGGCGGCGGTGAATGTACTGGTGGATAGTAGTGAGATGGTGGCGGTGGTGATGGCAAAGTTGGGGGTGGGAGATTGTTACATGTGCatgctggtggtggtggaggttggaGCTTTGGAGTAGTAGTAGTATTACACGGTGGTGAAGGCGGTGGAGGCGGAGGTGGAGGGGGAAGTATTGGAGAAGTTGTGCCATTACAAGGTGGTGAAGGCGGTGG contains these protein-coding regions:
- the LOC112177215 gene encoding uncharacterized protein LOC112177215 codes for the protein MAGYPYHSPPPPPSPPCNGTTSPILPPPPPPPPPSPPCNTTTTPKLQPPPPPACTCNNLPPPTLPSPPPPSHYYPPVHSPPPPSPSHPSPLSPPPPPFNYSPPVLPPTSSPSPPPPSPPSSYFPSPQPTPSPPSPDYSPPPPSQSPSPWAIPPNHYNSISPNYYDSIAPGPQFASPSNGQRTAIVTAFVSLGGVFFLAFIVIGLLSMAMKKKLPRWPRRGQPDSPVERQENVHNFERIPPGKPTEHRIEVVDDDPDRKLVESSNVQRVAPPDEGAGHTVEQALHQTSNPSGTDKMSSDTKLSKPPGEESVTDNMDASEDADKGKLEGNCKPLDDDHSVTDNADASPEVEKESNEDGKESNDSRKKLRLPKKKKNGKEKHSGVGQALKAAGTLDLDEAEQSQDGDNDEEQVNESKDNTDAPEDADEGKLDKGNSKPPGEKSVTHNMDAPEDAEEGKLDEGNNKRLDLDDHSATDNADASPEVENEPNEVGKEQNDAKKKLSLPKKKKKGREKHSGISQQLLKASGTLDLDEAEQSQDGDNDEEQVNESKDNTDSLEDADEGKLDEGNSKPPGEKSVTHNMDAPEDAEEGKLDEGNSKRLDDHNATDNADASPEVENEPNEVGKEPNDAEKKLRLLKKKKKGREKHSGISQQLLKAAGTLEAEQSQDGDNDEEQVNESKDNTDAPEDADEGKLDEGNSKPPGEKSVTHNMDAPEDAEEGKLDEGNSKRLDDHNATDNADASPEVENEPNEVGKEPNDAEKKLHLPKKKKKGREKHSGISQQLLNAAGTLDLDGAEQSQDGDEEQVNESEDNMDAPEDADEGKLDEGMPHGEKSVTHNMDAPEDEEEAKLDESNSKRLDDHSVTDNADASPDVEKESNEVGKEPNDAEKKLCLPKKKNKGREKHSGISQQILKAAGTLDQDEAEQSQDGDNDGEQVNESKDNTDAPEDADEGKLDEGNSKPHGEKSVTHNMDAPEDAEEGKLDEGNSKRLDDHSATDNADASPEVENEPNEVGKEPNDAEKKLSLPKKKKNGKEKHSGISQVLKVAGTFDLDKAEQSQDGDNNEEQVNKLEQSVTDNMDTPEDTDEGKLDVGNIKPPSERSVTDNMDAVDEGKLDEGNSKPLDDHSVTDNADASPDMVEEFNEVGKESNDSKKKPRLPMKKEKGKEKYSGISQVLKAAGTFDLGEAEQSQDGDNDEEQINESEHRDDGKELISGGSNNADEKVEQPNADEQEPDELHGKPPSHHTNNADFAQDVEEGSSPVQDKSKDSKNKLGLPKKESSRSSSSVKKGKEKTSQICEVLNTASNFDLDGAIESQDDNNDAAEVQRLETHNHNEELNSSGSNNAAEEVEPQSNADEDELDAHHHKPLNNQSENDDGGAAQDVEQESNAVEEESNGRSHKPLNNQSETNNEGATQDVEKAHAAENDSTDSKRKSRTPKKDKASSSRGHPQGKIQHSRFDQVLNATGNIYPDGAAQSQEDDNDEAEVQELEFQHDGEEMNLGGSKNVDEGVERQSDKHEKESDEHHGKPLINQSESENTEAAQDVEKEPHEGKEKPYGLEQKSYESEERSLQTKNPSGRPSGKQKPFKFGQALNIPSNVDLDGAVKSQEDDNRKAEVQESEPQEDGGDLNLGGPNNANEEVELPSNVDEEISDGPLCNEIESDDIEVTQDVEQQSDAVKRRLINPKETFFQKKKHSSRLTGKQKASIVGQVSNAASNVDLDGGVQSQDNDTDEVEVHEPEPQNDFEELEVGAAKKDPRGQQTPTRARSREEPLNLEQLISTASGNDSSTAMVSLDNEEGIVEELDPFASARGGKQALSEAKVPDLTQILTVTNVDDSSEELKSVGGDDYKNDKAKAHELKFGGSKKDSRGRQHRTQVREEVKLFNLEKIGTAASGSDPAKALVSLDDEDDRVQESEPIASNVDSYFRQPLSSARGIDQSPNLVQMLTATIDNNDPNVELKSLEDGDYKGKKAEVYELSKDSRRIKGHTMGARTRIEPPNLDQIVTARIGDDLGKGLESLGGNQEGESDKDGSNKDVPGSGQTNRGTQQLPNLVQILTATNEGDPNPELEFCEDDKELESDSNKDLSIQEPSPGEIEPSTDDQSVLVSVDDDPDVLQFHDNEYDEEQAESNKDGRTGKPLSRPPTTSLRGKRRD